The proteins below come from a single Esox lucius isolate fEsoLuc1 chromosome 7, fEsoLuc1.pri, whole genome shotgun sequence genomic window:
- the ets2 gene encoding protein C-ets-2, with product MCEIMDQVAPQSSGYRSSLKRQAAFDLFEDPMSLFSGYFFPSDDEQSLQEVPSGLNCVSYDMVPCSVPLLTPCSKAVMSQALKDSFSGFSKVQHSCGISNNPRKWTKQHVLQWLHWAATEFSLANIYFFKFEMNGQELCDLGKESFLDLAPDFVGDILWEHLDQMMKECQEKEESKSTRSVVPSVTSWLDSVGFSLEETQGAVQEPDHSGSLLRELFETPDKTAQLTPDQEFSMFSKPQLSTVNVSYTRSNPGPGQFSSAFPSRDHSLCSLESVDSFEGPDSRLRSWGSQSSLAENQRVPSHDSFEDEYNSSPLNLGKQGLSFKDYIQKRNEPVEMGMPVIPAAVLAGFTGSGPIQLWQFLLELLTDKSCQAIISWTGDGWEFKLTDPDEVARRWGRRKNKPKMNYEKLSRGLRYYYDKNIIHKTSGKRYVYRFVCDLQNLLGYSAEELHIMLGVQPDTED from the exons ATGTGTGAAATCATGGACCAAGTGGCACCCCAGTCTTCTGGCTACCGCTCCAGCCTTAAG CGTCAGGCAGCGTTTGACCTATTTGAAGATCCAATGTCTCTGTTCTCGGGATACTTCTTCCCTTCAGACGATGAGCAGTCTCTTCAGGAGGTTCCCTCTGGTCTCAACTGTGTCTCATACG ACATGGTCCCTTGCTCTGTTCCTCTGTTGACCCCATGCAGTAAGGCAGTGATGAGTCAGGCCCTGAAGGACAGCTTCAGTGGCTTTTCCAAGGTCCAACACAGCTGTGGCATCTCCAACA ATCCTCGTAAGTGGACAAAGCAACATGTTTTGCAGTGGCTCCACTGGGCAGCCACTGAGTTTAGCCTGGCCAATATCTACTTCTTTAAATTTGAGATGAATGGTCAGGAGCTTTGTGATCTGGGCAAGGAGAGCTTCCTTGACTTGGCCCCAGACTTTGTTGGTGATATCCTCTGGGAGCACCTGGACCAGATGATGAAAG AGTGTCAAGAGAAAGAAGAATCCAAAAGCACGAGAAGTGTTGTGCCCTCAGTAACTAGCTGGTTGGATTCTGTCG GCTTCAGTCTGGAAGAGACCCAGGGTGCCGTGCAGGAACCTGACCACAGCGGAAGTCTGCTGAGGGAGCTGTTTGAGACCCCAGACAAGACCGCCCAGCTGACCCCAGATCAGGAGTTCTCCATGTTCTCAAAGCCCCAGCTGAGCACAGTCAATGTCAGCTACACCAGGAGCAACCCAGGCCCTGGGCAGTTTTCCAGTGCCT TTCCATCCCGGGACCATAGTCTGTGTTCGTTGGAGAGTGTGGACAGCTTTGAGGGGCCAGATTCCAGGCTTCGCTCCTGGGGCAGCCAGTCCTCCCTGGCAGAAAACCAGAGGGTACCGTCCCATGACAGCTTTGAAGATGAGTACAACAGTAGCCCGCTAAACTTGGGGAAACAGGGCCTATCATTTAAGGACTACATCCAAAAGAGGAACGAACCTGTGGAAATGGGAATGCCTGTCATACCTGCAGCTGTTCTGGCGGGCTTCACTG GAAGTGGTCCTATCCAGCTGTGGCAGTTCCTTCTGGAGCTACTTACTGATAAAAGTTGTCAGGCCATCATCAGCTGGACAGGAGATGGCTGGGAGTTCAAACTCACCGACCCAGATGAG GTGGCTAGACGCTGGGGCCGCAGAAAGAACAAGCCCAAGATGAACTACGAGAAGCTGAGCCGTGGCCTGAGATACTACTATGACAAGAATATCATCCACAAGACATCAGGAAAACGCTATGTCTACCGCTTCGTTTGTGACCTGCAGAACCTTCTGGGCTACTCGGCCGAGGAGCTCCACATCATGCTGGGGGTCCAGCCAGACACAGAGGATTGA